A region from the Lentimonas sp. CC4 genome encodes:
- the sufC gene encoding Fe-S cluster assembly ATPase SufC: protein MNTLEIKNLSVSIDGQAILKNFNLTIPKGEVHALMGPNGTGKSTLAKVMAGHEDYTVESGEILLDGVNILGEEPDEIAKAGLFLAFQYPLEIPGVSIANFIRAARKARLPEGEDVNAVEYYKELYAKMDALKMDRKFTARSLNEGFSGGEKKRCEILQMSMLEPKYCVMDETDSGLDIDALRIVSEGVNMMRSPERAFLVITHYQRLLDYIVPDVVHVMYDGQIVHSGDAELAKELESKGYDWVKEAFVSANA, encoded by the coding sequence ATGAACACGCTCGAAATCAAAAACCTATCCGTCTCCATCGACGGACAAGCCATCCTCAAAAACTTCAACCTCACCATTCCAAAGGGTGAAGTGCACGCACTCATGGGGCCAAACGGCACCGGTAAGAGCACATTGGCAAAGGTCATGGCTGGCCACGAAGATTACACTGTAGAAAGCGGCGAGATCCTCCTCGACGGCGTCAACATTCTTGGCGAAGAGCCAGACGAAATCGCGAAGGCCGGCCTATTCCTCGCATTCCAATACCCACTTGAAATCCCAGGTGTTTCGATCGCCAACTTCATCCGCGCCGCTCGTAAAGCACGCCTCCCGGAAGGCGAAGACGTCAACGCAGTCGAATATTACAAGGAGCTCTACGCCAAAATGGATGCGCTCAAAATGGATCGTAAGTTCACCGCACGTTCGCTCAACGAAGGTTTCTCCGGTGGTGAGAAGAAGCGCTGCGAGATCCTACAAATGTCCATGCTCGAGCCGAAGTATTGTGTGATGGATGAGACCGACTCCGGCCTCGACATCGACGCCCTCCGTATCGTTTCCGAAGGTGTCAACATGATGCGCTCCCCTGAGCGCGCATTCCTTGTCATCACTCACTACCAGCGCCTGCTCGACTACATCGTGCCAGACGTTGTGCACGTCATGTATGACGGCCAAATCGTCCACAGTGGCGACGCTGAACTTGCCAAAGAGCTCGAATCCAAGGGCTACGACTGGGTCAAAGAAGCATTCGTAAGCGCAAACGCGTAA
- the sufB gene encoding Fe-S cluster assembly protein SufB, protein MSDTDIQDEAINVDTEKGNFKYPENYEFDAGIGLTEETVKYISKVKDEDPWILDFRLKALEIFNKKPMPTKWADEDLENIHFDEIRYYLSKGQQPARSWDDVPDDVKETFERLGIPEQERKFLAGVEAQFDSEASYSRMKEDLEKEGVIFVGSTEGLAKYPEIFKPYFGKVIPTSDNKFSALNSATFSGGSFIYVPKGVKLKQPLQAYFRINAENFGQFERTLIIADEGAEITYMEGCTAPKFETTTLHSAVVELVALKGAKIQYITVQNWSSNVFNLVTKRGMADEGAEVKWIDCNIGSRLTMKYPGVVLKGKGARGEVLSIALANDGQHQDTGAKMMHLADNTTSNIISKSISIGKGRSTYRGQVHMPKHLKNCKNNTECDALLINTNSRTDTYPAITTRGENNTVQHEASVSKVSAEQIFYMMQRGLNEGEAMSLAVNGFVNDLMKAFPMEYSVELKRLIDMEMEGSVG, encoded by the coding sequence ATGTCAGATACAGACATCCAAGACGAAGCAATCAACGTCGATACCGAGAAAGGGAACTTCAAGTATCCTGAAAACTACGAATTCGACGCTGGCATCGGTCTCACCGAAGAGACCGTCAAATACATCTCCAAGGTCAAAGACGAAGATCCTTGGATCCTCGACTTCCGCCTCAAGGCACTCGAAATCTTCAACAAGAAGCCGATGCCAACTAAGTGGGCCGACGAAGATCTAGAAAACATCCACTTCGACGAGATTCGCTACTACCTCTCCAAAGGTCAGCAGCCTGCTCGCTCATGGGACGATGTGCCCGACGATGTGAAGGAAACTTTCGAGCGTCTCGGCATTCCCGAGCAAGAGCGTAAGTTCCTCGCTGGTGTGGAAGCACAGTTCGACTCGGAAGCCTCCTACTCTCGCATGAAGGAAGACCTCGAGAAAGAAGGTGTGATCTTCGTCGGTTCGACTGAAGGCCTCGCCAAGTATCCGGAAATCTTTAAGCCTTACTTCGGCAAGGTTATCCCGACTTCGGACAACAAATTCTCCGCACTGAACAGCGCGACTTTCTCTGGTGGTAGTTTCATCTACGTGCCAAAGGGTGTGAAGCTCAAGCAACCGCTCCAAGCCTACTTCCGTATTAACGCGGAAAACTTTGGCCAATTCGAGCGCACGCTCATCATCGCCGACGAAGGCGCTGAGATCACTTACATGGAAGGCTGCACCGCACCGAAGTTTGAAACCACTACGCTACACAGTGCCGTGGTTGAGCTCGTCGCACTCAAGGGAGCCAAGATCCAATACATCACCGTGCAGAACTGGTCCTCCAACGTCTTCAACCTCGTTACCAAGCGTGGCATGGCTGACGAAGGTGCCGAAGTGAAATGGATCGATTGCAACATCGGCTCACGTCTCACCATGAAATATCCTGGTGTCGTCCTGAAGGGCAAAGGCGCACGCGGCGAAGTGCTCTCCATCGCACTTGCTAACGACGGCCAACACCAAGACACCGGCGCAAAAATGATGCACCTCGCGGACAACACCACGAGTAACATCATCTCCAAGTCGATCTCGATCGGCAAAGGTCGCTCCACGTATCGCGGTCAGGTTCACATGCCGAAGCACCTCAAGAATTGTAAGAACAATACTGAGTGTGACGCATTGCTGATCAACACGAACAGCCGCACCGACACCTATCCTGCGATTACAACTCGCGGCGAGAACAACACTGTGCAGCACGAAGCCAGCGTCTCCAAAGTGAGCGCCGAGCAGATCTTCTACATGATGCAACGCGGCCTCAACGAAGGCGAAGCCATGAGCCTCGCGGTGAATGGATTCGTCAACGATCTCATGAAAGCCTTCCCGATGGAATACTCCGTCGAGCTGAAGCGCCTCATCGATATGGAAATGGAAGGCAGCGTCGGGTAA
- a CDS encoding Fur family transcriptional regulator codes for MQLSPQYKELLDDALERSGQRSTKQREHIFALLLEKRDHPTADEVYARARADMPSISLATVYNCLETLTETSLIRQVNFEREPTRYCPNLTQHAHFYCRESGEIIDIDLSEEVIATLMSALPQGFSAKHIDIAYDGCCGNCHEQGKAEN; via the coding sequence ATGCAACTTTCACCACAATATAAAGAGCTTCTCGACGACGCTCTGGAGCGCAGCGGACAGCGCTCGACCAAGCAGCGCGAGCACATCTTCGCCCTACTGCTGGAGAAGCGTGATCACCCGACTGCGGACGAAGTCTATGCCCGCGCTCGCGCAGACATGCCATCGATCTCGCTGGCCACAGTATATAACTGTCTCGAAACGCTCACTGAAACGAGCCTCATCCGGCAGGTCAACTTCGAGCGCGAGCCGACACGCTACTGCCCGAACCTGACGCAACACGCCCACTTCTATTGCAGAGAAAGCGGCGAAATCATCGACATCGATCTATCCGAGGAAGTCATTGCGACGCTCATGTCTGCACTCCCCCAAGGCTTCTCCGCAAAGCACATCGACATCGCCTACGACGGCTGCTGCGGCAACTGCCACGAACAAGGAAAAGCTGAAAACTGA
- the dapF gene encoding diaminopimelate epimerase, with protein MKFSKYHALGNDYLVLDPKDAAQLPNEQDTVRICHRNFGLGSDGILYGPLPTDKADFGLRIMNPDGSEAEKSGNGLRIFARYLYDIGKVKNDAFTVDTLGGVVTCKISDGAASITVDMGKVSFAMDHIPVDGPEQADQNIGQKLMINGTNYTVYLADIGNPHCVVPLPEISEALACKDGAAIEVDSTFPNRTNVQFLKVIDRNNIQIEIWERGAGYTLASGSSSSASAAVAHRIGLCDRDITVHMPGGKIAIEIGDDFAVRMTGPATRVADMVFDSEALGFSDKV; from the coding sequence ATGAAATTCTCTAAATACCACGCACTCGGAAACGACTACCTCGTCCTCGACCCTAAAGACGCCGCTCAACTGCCAAACGAGCAAGACACAGTGCGCATCTGCCACCGCAACTTCGGCCTCGGCTCCGACGGCATCCTCTACGGACCATTGCCAACCGACAAAGCCGACTTCGGCCTACGTATCATGAATCCAGATGGCAGCGAAGCTGAGAAGAGTGGTAACGGTCTGCGTATTTTCGCCCGCTACCTCTACGACATCGGCAAAGTTAAAAACGATGCGTTCACCGTCGATACGCTCGGCGGAGTCGTCACCTGCAAAATCAGCGACGGCGCAGCCTCGATCACCGTCGACATGGGTAAAGTCAGCTTTGCAATGGATCACATACCCGTCGATGGCCCCGAGCAAGCCGACCAAAACATCGGTCAAAAGCTCATGATCAACGGCACCAACTACACCGTCTATCTTGCTGACATCGGCAACCCACACTGCGTCGTGCCACTACCAGAAATCTCTGAAGCACTCGCCTGCAAAGACGGCGCAGCCATCGAAGTCGATTCCACCTTCCCAAATCGCACCAACGTGCAATTCCTCAAGGTCATCGACCGCAACAACATTCAGATCGAGATCTGGGAGCGCGGCGCAGGCTACACGCTCGCCTCCGGCTCCAGCAGCAGCGCCTCTGCCGCCGTTGCACACCGTATCGGCCTCTGCGATCGCGACATCACCGTGCACATGCCCGGAGGCAAAATTGCCATCGAAATTGGCGACGACTTTGCAGTCCGCATGACAGGCCCTGCCACCCGTGTCGCCGACATGGTATTTGACAGCGAAGCCCTCGGCTTCAGCGACAAAGTGTGA
- a CDS encoding flavoprotein, producing the protein MNLDLKDRTIILGVTGSIAAYKAADITSRLTEAGAKVFPVMTASACRFIQPLTLQVLSRNPAASDMWNEGEGWQPGHIELADQADLLLVAPATAHCLAQFAQGLAPDLLSSIHLATRAPVMLAPAMNGKMLAHAATQANIETLRSRGYHFIAPQSGMLACGYEGDGKLAAVETIVQSVKDFFAKD; encoded by the coding sequence ATGAATTTAGACTTAAAAGATCGCACCATCATCTTGGGCGTTACGGGATCGATTGCGGCTTATAAGGCAGCAGATATTACCAGTCGCTTGACTGAGGCGGGCGCAAAGGTGTTTCCAGTAATGACCGCTTCGGCATGTCGTTTTATACAGCCGCTTACCTTACAAGTGCTCTCGCGCAATCCAGCAGCATCGGACATGTGGAACGAGGGCGAAGGCTGGCAGCCTGGCCATATTGAACTGGCAGATCAGGCAGATCTCCTGCTGGTTGCCCCGGCCACGGCGCATTGCCTCGCGCAGTTTGCTCAAGGGCTGGCTCCAGATTTACTCTCGTCGATTCATTTGGCAACGCGAGCACCAGTGATGCTCGCCCCTGCGATGAACGGCAAAATGTTGGCGCATGCTGCGACGCAGGCGAATATTGAGACGCTCCGCTCGCGAGGGTATCATTTTATAGCCCCGCAAAGCGGTATGCTTGCTTGCGGATATGAGGGCGATGGCAAGCTGGCTGCAGTTGAAACGATCGTTCAATCGGTCAAAGACTTTTTCGCTAAGGATTAA
- the leuA gene encoding 2-isopropylmalate synthase, translating to MQTGTITKYRPFQQINLPDRTWPDKTIETAPIWASVDLRDGNQALAIPMTVDEKIDFFELLVATGFKEIEVGFPSASDTEFNFIRRLVEEKRIPKDVTLQVLVQAREHLIRRTFESLEGVPNAIVHLYNSTSPLQRRVTFNKSKEQIKQIAIEGAELIKSLVSTLPGTNVRLQYSPESFSDTEVEYALEICEAVIDVWQPTEANKIILNLPATVEVATPNVHADQIEWFCRNLRARNTAIISLHTHNDRGTGVAATELGLMAGADRVEGTLFGNGERTGNLDIVTVALNLYTQGVDPKLDFSNLERTRTIYERVTSMHVPERHPYAGDLVFTAFSGSHQDAIKKGMDLREKEAQPDSHWQVPYLLIDPEDIGRDYEAIIRINSQSGKGGVAYILSREFGLDLPKVMHPEVGDVVNAAADKGSRELKSDEVHAIFQSEYVNLNTPLELISIEREDFSQTGEVRIQAQVSYKGESYSVAGLGNGPISAFVDALQAKGWKDFTLLDYRQHSIGGGSKTTAAAYIQIQHTNGSVYFGCGINSNIELAGLHALVSAFNRAH from the coding sequence ATGCAAACAGGCACCATCACCAAGTATCGCCCCTTTCAGCAAATCAATTTGCCCGATCGCACCTGGCCGGACAAAACGATCGAAACTGCCCCGATCTGGGCCAGCGTCGACCTTCGCGACGGCAACCAAGCACTTGCGATCCCAATGACCGTCGACGAGAAAATCGACTTCTTTGAATTGCTCGTCGCCACAGGATTCAAGGAAATCGAAGTCGGCTTCCCCTCCGCCAGTGACACCGAGTTTAACTTCATCCGCCGCTTGGTGGAGGAAAAGCGCATTCCCAAGGACGTGACTTTACAAGTGCTCGTGCAAGCGCGTGAGCATTTGATCCGACGCACCTTCGAGAGCTTAGAGGGCGTGCCCAATGCCATCGTGCACTTGTATAACTCGACCTCGCCGCTTCAGCGCCGCGTCACCTTCAACAAGAGCAAAGAGCAGATCAAACAGATCGCCATCGAAGGCGCGGAGTTGATCAAAAGCCTCGTCTCAACACTTCCTGGCACAAACGTGCGCTTGCAATATTCTCCAGAGAGCTTCTCCGACACCGAAGTCGAGTATGCCTTAGAAATTTGCGAAGCGGTCATCGACGTTTGGCAACCGACTGAAGCAAACAAGATCATCTTGAATCTTCCTGCCACTGTCGAAGTGGCCACGCCGAATGTGCACGCCGACCAGATCGAATGGTTCTGCCGCAACTTGAGAGCGCGTAACACCGCAATCATCTCTCTGCACACACATAATGACCGCGGCACTGGCGTCGCAGCCACCGAACTCGGCTTGATGGCGGGTGCAGACCGCGTCGAAGGCACGCTCTTCGGCAATGGTGAGCGCACCGGCAACCTCGACATCGTCACGGTCGCGTTGAACCTCTACACGCAAGGCGTCGATCCCAAGCTCGACTTTAGCAACTTGGAACGCACCCGCACGATCTATGAGCGTGTGACAAGCATGCATGTGCCCGAGCGTCACCCTTACGCAGGTGACTTGGTCTTTACCGCATTCTCTGGCTCACACCAAGATGCGATTAAGAAAGGTATGGACTTGCGCGAGAAAGAGGCACAGCCCGACTCGCACTGGCAAGTCCCCTATTTGTTAATCGATCCGGAAGATATCGGCCGTGATTACGAAGCCATCATCCGCATCAACAGCCAGAGCGGTAAAGGTGGCGTCGCGTATATCTTGTCCCGCGAATTCGGGCTCGATTTGCCCAAAGTCATGCACCCCGAAGTCGGCGATGTCGTCAACGCAGCAGCCGATAAAGGCAGCCGTGAATTGAAATCCGACGAGGTGCACGCAATTTTTCAGAGCGAATACGTGAATCTCAACACACCACTTGAGCTTATCTCCATCGAGCGCGAGGACTTCAGCCAAACCGGCGAAGTGCGCATTCAGGCTCAAGTCAGCTACAAAGGAGAATCATACAGCGTCGCTGGCCTAGGCAACGGCCCAATCAGCGCGTTTGTCGATGCCCTACAAGCGAAAGGCTGGAAAGACTTCACACTACTCGACTATCGTCAGCATTCCATCGGCGGCGGCTCAAAGACAACAGCGGCAGCCTACATTCAGATCCAACACACCAATGGCTCAGTCTACTTCGGTTGCGGAATCAATTCCAACATCGAGCTCGCAGGTTTACATGCACTCGTGAGCGCGTTCAACCGTGCTCATTAA
- a CDS encoding hybrid sensor histidine kinase/response regulator: protein MKRIKVPESTLSEKLSTGYFGKAEWGMVFLVFPLFMVMDFHSMGYGGVLEPLMLPFALVIAIGAGLRLRFAGALGISAMLLLVLIYAWVRGLGTFGEGTFADHLLFAVGLFVLFLSAMFFCAIVAGYHLRSAEISTEREFLMHRVLDALPIGVWVRAPKGQTVFVNERWASFSMLSVEEIMDSDSPAPPVYLGEEWEVERQELLNSDDGAIRYKHVDLVDNHDRSCSMTLLTLRVFIDDVLGVGTLSLLVDETALRMYEEQIRLSEKRLRMALDTVEMGFWEQDLATREIYRDTNWYRILEVDAAAVTGEQEEWQGRIHADDRARVLEAYENFSRHGAEPIEVDYRICKGESDYIWVHDRVIVLDRDVVGRPTRMMGTMQDISARKQIELDLKHAKERAEAGNQAKGNFIATISHEIRTPLNAIIGLSSFLNESDLDEEQLDLSKTIYSSGKSLLFLVNEILDFSKIEAGRLELEMQEFPLHLCFEESVKLFQAGAADRNVALELSMDASLPEFAVGDMERLRQVVQNLLSNALKFTDSGSVEIVVRPVELSELPAERRPDELGAIGYLDELDHDYLEVVVCDSGIGIPADRQEVLFEAFSQVDASTTRKYGGTGLGLAICKRLVHAMGGKIWLESSEGCGALFGFVVRTKLVEEGATGGLDPIPVVKSEEEVERIVEQHPCDILVVGGRDETAALMQTCRRLGYAPHHAQHYDLTESDFQRRRYNIVFIEMSQEVEGLELARQLCSVAKMKRPESILGVVPDGHFVSKERCKLVGMQRLIEGNQDLMTIREVILDVLNEHG from the coding sequence ATGAAGCGAATAAAGGTGCCAGAGTCGACCCTCTCAGAGAAATTGAGCACTGGCTATTTTGGCAAGGCTGAGTGGGGTATGGTTTTTCTGGTGTTCCCATTGTTCATGGTCATGGACTTTCATTCGATGGGCTATGGTGGCGTGTTGGAGCCGTTGATGTTGCCGTTTGCATTGGTGATAGCGATTGGAGCAGGCTTGCGGTTGCGATTCGCAGGCGCTTTGGGAATCTCGGCGATGTTGCTGCTCGTGTTGATCTATGCGTGGGTGCGCGGATTGGGCACGTTTGGGGAAGGCACCTTTGCGGACCATCTGTTGTTCGCGGTGGGGTTGTTTGTTTTATTTCTCTCGGCTATGTTCTTTTGTGCGATTGTTGCGGGGTATCATCTACGCAGCGCGGAGATTTCGACAGAGCGTGAGTTTTTGATGCATCGAGTGTTGGATGCATTGCCGATTGGCGTGTGGGTGCGTGCCCCGAAGGGGCAGACAGTGTTTGTGAATGAACGTTGGGCGAGTTTTTCTATGCTGTCCGTAGAGGAGATTATGGACTCCGATTCTCCAGCGCCGCCAGTGTATCTTGGCGAAGAGTGGGAGGTGGAGCGGCAGGAGTTGTTAAATTCGGATGATGGTGCCATCCGCTATAAGCACGTGGATTTAGTGGATAATCATGATCGTTCCTGCTCAATGACATTGCTCACTTTGAGGGTTTTTATTGATGATGTTTTGGGCGTTGGGACCTTGTCGCTATTGGTGGATGAGACTGCATTACGTATGTATGAGGAGCAGATCCGGTTGAGTGAGAAACGCTTGCGGATGGCGTTGGATACTGTGGAGATGGGGTTCTGGGAGCAGGATTTGGCCACGCGTGAAATCTATCGAGATACGAATTGGTATCGTATTCTAGAAGTGGATGCCGCAGCTGTTACAGGAGAGCAGGAGGAGTGGCAGGGGCGTATTCATGCTGACGATCGTGCCCGTGTGCTGGAGGCGTATGAGAATTTCTCACGTCATGGCGCGGAACCTATAGAGGTCGACTATCGTATTTGTAAGGGCGAGAGCGATTATATCTGGGTGCATGACCGTGTGATTGTTCTGGATCGTGATGTGGTGGGGCGTCCCACTCGTATGATGGGAACCATGCAGGACATTTCTGCACGTAAGCAAATCGAGCTCGATTTGAAGCATGCGAAAGAGCGCGCGGAGGCAGGTAACCAAGCGAAAGGGAATTTTATCGCAACGATCTCTCATGAGATCCGCACGCCTCTGAATGCTATTATTGGATTATCGAGTTTCTTAAATGAGAGTGATCTAGATGAGGAGCAGTTAGATTTATCGAAGACGATTTATTCGAGCGGCAAGAGTCTATTGTTTCTGGTCAATGAGATTTTGGATTTCTCGAAGATTGAGGCGGGACGTTTGGAGCTGGAAATGCAGGAATTTCCGCTACATTTGTGTTTTGAAGAGAGTGTGAAGCTGTTCCAGGCAGGGGCGGCGGATCGCAATGTGGCTCTTGAGCTATCGATGGATGCCTCGTTGCCAGAGTTTGCTGTGGGCGACATGGAGCGACTACGCCAAGTGGTGCAAAATTTACTGTCGAATGCTTTGAAGTTTACAGATTCGGGTAGCGTTGAGATAGTGGTGCGTCCTGTGGAGTTGAGTGAATTGCCGGCAGAACGACGTCCCGATGAGCTAGGGGCCATTGGTTATTTAGACGAACTTGACCATGATTATTTAGAAGTAGTGGTCTGTGATAGTGGTATCGGAATTCCGGCAGATCGTCAGGAAGTGCTCTTTGAGGCCTTTAGCCAAGTGGATGCATCGACCACACGTAAATATGGAGGCACGGGCTTGGGGCTCGCGATCTGTAAGCGCTTAGTCCACGCGATGGGTGGGAAAATTTGGTTAGAGAGCAGCGAGGGGTGTGGTGCGCTCTTTGGTTTCGTGGTGCGGACGAAGTTGGTCGAAGAGGGGGCTACGGGTGGGCTCGATCCTATCCCAGTGGTGAAGTCTGAGGAGGAGGTAGAGCGCATCGTCGAGCAACACCCTTGTGATATTTTAGTGGTGGGAGGTCGAGATGAGACGGCCGCGCTGATGCAGACTTGCCGCCGCTTGGGGTATGCCCCGCATCATGCGCAGCATTATGATTTAACCGAGAGCGACTTCCAGCGCCGCCGTTATAACATCGTTTTTATCGAGATGAGCCAAGAGGTCGAGGGACTTGAGCTTGCTCGCCAACTGTGCTCTGTCGCTAAGATGAAGCGTCCAGAATCCATTTTAGGCGTGGTGCCAGATGGGCACTTCGTATCGAAAGAGCGCTGCAAACTCGTAGGTATGCAGCGCTTAATCGAAGGAAATCAGGATCTAATGACTATCCGAGAGGTGATACTGGATGTGCTTAATGAGCACGGTTGA